ACGGGGTTTGGTTCAGAGCGTGAAACGGTGGTACACGGCCCTGCAGACGGCACCGAACTCCCGGTTGAGATCACTCAGGGGCTCCAGCCGGTCCACCATCCGGGCGAGGGCCTCGCCAGCGGCGTGGGAGGTGGCGTGGACGGGGATGCCGTCGATACGCGCCCCCGGTACGGCCGCCGCGGCGACGAGGGCACCGAAGTCCCGGATCTGGACACGGTGGGTGGCGCAGAACT
This sequence is a window from Corynebacterium comes. Protein-coding genes within it:
- a CDS encoding TetR family transcriptional regulator — its product is MTPSLTPEQLLLIADEFCATHRVQIRDFGALVAAAAVPGARIDGIPVHATSHAAGEALARMVDRLEPLSDLNREFGAVCRAVYHRFTL